GCTTGTGTTGAAAAGGTGACGTGTGCTTGGACAAAAAATCTTGGTTTGTCACAGTTAttaagcaaaaataataaaatttgttCCACAGGCTGAAGGAATTTGTGTTACAAGGGTTCGGGTAGTATGCAAAAATGATAAGATATCAATACACACAGTTtcctaaaatgtcatcaaagttaGTTCTAGTATATTTGCCAGACTTCACTATTCCCATATAAGAATGATGTGCTGTAAATGATCTCTGAGCTTACCTGGTAGAGGTAATCTAAACCACAGCATGCTGGTATTTGGAGAAACCCAGACAGAGGAGTTGGGAGAACTCCTGTCCTGAATTAGAGTTGTATTTATGTGATTCTTCTTCAAAAACAGTTCAGGCACAGAATGGAATCGGACGTCTCTGTACAGGTGTAAAGTGGTGCACAACACCCACACCAGCAGCATAGACAGCATCACCTGGATACATTCACATAGATAAATAGTCTATTATTTCACCCAgagaactggacccactgcgaccctgaatatGAAGAAGCcacaataaaacagacaatgaatgaatgcatgaatgaatgaatctatTAGGTTCCACTATTATATTAGAAACTTCAGAAAACATCTGATTCCAGTTTATAGCACAGAAACCACTAAGCCAATAGCAATGTAAAAAAGtgtacttgactgtggacagtgatgtCTGTGTTCCAGGAGCTACTAATTTGTTTAGACATGTTTAGACCaggcagacctgtttttaaCAACTTTTTAGGTAAGATAGCATCTTCATGTACTTTATTCTTACAGGTAATGCAGGCTACAGGcgagccatagcctagtggttaaggtactggactagtaatctcagaatgtcactggttcaagccccaccactgccaggttgctgcttttctcccaatttagtgtagtcaatttgtcttccgctgctgggggatccctgattgcagtcgaggtgggtatattgctgctcacgcctcctccgaccttagcggaaccctttttcacccatgcattctgcacaggcgcctctctatctgctaataaGGGTCCCTACatagtgtttgaagaccccacccacatagtccggtcaccccgccctagcagaaacgtgtctgctgcaggcactggcaattatgccttCTAGATGGctcccagtcgaccggtggcaacgccgagtttcaaaccgtggagttcagaatctcgatgctggtgtgctagcggaatatcccgctgcgccacctgggcattAAGATGGCTTTAAGTAGCATTCCTGACTGTCTGAAATATTTACCAAGCTCTGTAAGGTTTCTGGCTCAGTCTAACAGGTGCAGGCAAACTACCCCTATTTGTATTCAAAGCTGTAATCAAGGATGTCGAGGAGGTTATGCATTTAAGTTAAATGGCATTATAGACATTTCTACATTCTAcaacatttttggctttgtctCATGTACCCTTTGAAAACTGTCTGTCCAGTTCACAGACTGACCCATTCTTTTAACAGATAGTATTTGCTGTAAACCTGTTTATTGGTCACCTGGGGTTGATTTGtgaatgtataaaataatgtttttaattttgtttaatttgatTGTAGACTTTAATTGTGGATTGTACTTACTGAGAGCATGCTGATGGCAGGGCAGAGCTTCCCACTGGCAGAGAAGGACCAGTATCTCAGGTGCTGAGACATAAACACCAGCAGTAACACAGTCCTAAAAACAGAAGGAATTGTGTTAGACAAGTAAATAAGGGGTGCAATAGTTGTAAAGAAATTACttaaatataattgtataaaCTAACTTATTAATAATTAGAATATAAATATGCGAATGCAATTATACTCATCTATAATAGCATAAAGACACTAAAAACCTTAAAAAGCCTCAACATGTTAAATGATATCTTATAATTTCTAATTCATTAGCGTTAGTCTGTGTGGACTTTGTCATGTTCTTCTTACGTCCCTGTGGGTTTTGTCCAGGTATTCCAGTTTCTTCTCACTACCCAAGAAcatgcaagtctttggactcgTGGGAGAaagccggagcacccgaaggaaacccatgtggacacaggaagaacatgcaaactacacagaaaggaatcaAACCCGGACCCTTCTTACTGTAAGGCCACAGTGGTACCCACTGcgtcaccgtgccaccccagtcGGTTTATTAGCTATAAAAAATCTCTTATGAGTGCTTAAGCAAGTAAGATCCGTTgtaatgccctgtgatggactgtgatCTAGAGTTTTGAGAATATGCTTAAGACCCACAGCAATCCTGACCAAGGTTCCTAAAATTATGATAATGATGTTGATGATAATGACACTAGTCCCGGTTGCATCTCAAACCGTACATAAGTAGGTATAAGACATGCCACAAGAATTGAAAATGTTGCTTTATGAATTTTGTGTATCACATCAATGTcataaaacacaaattaaacacTATATAAGTATGAAGGAACTGTAAACTGTAACCCAGCGAAGGTCAAGTCCCCACATATAGATGCTCACAGCATGGCGATGCCCCAGTGGTCTGAGGAGAGCAGAGCTGCCTCTCTGTAGATGGAGAAACCCAGCATGCAAAGCACTGGAGTGAGTATGAGTGGACCACACCGAATCATCACTGCTCCACCGACACCACACAAACCCACTGATATCTGCACCAGACCTGCTACTACAGCCATGCCctgcaactacacacacacagatgcattcatacacaaacacatgcatacatatacagtatcacTCTACTAACAGTATGTTAGTAGAGTGATAGTAGTAAGAAAGTGTTAGTGAAATAGTGAATGCTGAGAGAGTTATATCAGTGAGAGAGTGGGAGGTGAGGGAGTGATAATGATGAAGGTGGTCTGTAGTGGAAGTAGTATGAAAGTAATAGTGATGAGAGTGAGCTGTGAGATAGTGATAGTGGTGAATGTGATGGGAACAGGGTGGTCTAAGTGTTCAGAACCAAGGACAGCAGTGCTTTACCTCTCTCAGCTGGTGTGTTGGGCCCTCAAACTCTTCTGATTTATGACACTGCCCCCTGCAGGCCGCTGTGCCGATTCCTGTAAGTAACAGTGCAGGATTaggattattaggattttaacgtcatgttttacacttttggttacattctttacagaaacggtagttactcattacacaaggctcatcagttcacaaggttatatctaaCTCAgtctccagtatctccagttcacctcacttgcacgtctttggactgtgcgaggaaaccggagcacccgaagtaaacccacgcagacacggggagaacatgcaaactccacacagaaaggacccggaccacctcacctggggatcgaacccaggaccttcttgctgtgaggcgacagtgctacccaccgagccaccctaacAGTGCAGGACTGTTGTATTATTAGGGACTTGATTTTAGTGAGACAAATGAGGTTTTGAAGACTGACCTGTCTGGACAGAGTTCAGGAAAAGAGCTGGGAGCATGAAGTCTATGGATGGAGCCTGGATTAATGGCAAACTGTAGACAGAAAGCAGAGAGTGTAACAGGAGTAAGAGAGAGAAAATAGGTTATTGTGATGGTAATAAAACACCAAATTAAAAGTGTGACAGAGCATGGAAAGTATAAACATGCCCTTACTAAGCCAAActttaataaaaagtaataagtaAAATTATGAATTTCTTTTTAGTGCAGGATTCAGACTTACAAGAAATATTACAGAAACTGAATTTAGTTTTACATCCGACTGTACTAGTGACGACTATCTACTATTCttcaataatataatataaataatattggaAAAAATGTGACTTCTAATTTAAAGTGCCCTATTAAGCAGCAATACACCTGAAGCAGCACTAGTACTGACATGGTCTTCTTATCTAGCAATGTTATTTAATGCAATTAATCCAATCTCCCTAATTAAGCTAACTTtattgattaaatcatcaaagtcatcatcaTGCTTAGTTAAAGATTCACTTTCTGCCATCACAGAACCTCTGTTTAGTATAATAACtacatcccttagccttggatatgtacccaAATCTTATAAATGtgcaattattaaaattatttaattaagaaACTTGATCTTGATCCATAGATgctgtataataatataattataggCCAGTTATAGCTCaatgattctaaaaaaaaaagcctcttTCCAACAATTATGATTTTATCTGCATAGAAACAGTATTGATGACTttacaatcaggatttagacgtCACCAAAGTACTGAAACTGAATTGATTTTGATAGTTAATGAAATATTAATGTCCTCTAATAATAAACGCAGCCTTTTATGTTGAGCTTAGTGCAGCATTTGataaatgtttatgttggaGAAGATGTGCTCTAATACTTATGCTATAGGCTGCACATTGGACATTGTATTACTAATAATTAACTACATATTTTGCTTTTTACCCTGCAGTGGTTCTGAGGTGAACGTTTTCACCCACCTGAGGCCAGACGTCCACATGACGTTCCTGCTGGACGTGATGGGACACTGCAGCGACTGCACTTACAATGTTCAGAAACTCACTATCTAAGTCTATTCTACCACACACTGCAGTGAAGGATGATGAATTTAATTACTTTCTTTATGCATCTTATTTGAAATCCcttttgttgtaaatatttttacctttatttagtatctctttttttatatatctaATTAAAATTATTCCAAATTTACTCTAGGTCACCCAGCGAGAATGGAAGTCCCTACTGAGTCAGATTTCTCTCAAGGTTTGTAGGTCTTTGGTTTGCTCATTAGGGGGTTTTAGTCAAATCTGTATCATGGCTTTGAGACTTGGACTTGCGTTCTTACCGTGACCCAAAACAAGTCTGCAGGAGGGTAGAAACACCAGAGTAAAAGAAGATAGAAGCAGCTATCCTATTCTTCTCATCCTCCTTTACTAAAACACCAACCAGTAGTGTACACAGCGAGGTCTGAACCATAACATGCTGCAGAGACGAAGAAAAAGACAAGGTTGGTTATTGTCTGTGTACAGTTGTGAAATATTTTCCTTCTTTGTTGATGCTTTGTGGATGATGTGGATAGAAAAGAGATAGCAAGGAACTGAGAACTGCCTGTCTCAATAAAACAGGCTATTCCGGCCAACTGCAACTCAGTTCTCtgaaaaagaggacaaattgagATAGGGATCCCTAAAATGAGCCGGGGACAGAAAGATATGAGCACAACCACCACATCATCACCTGGCACAGAGAGCGTAGTTTCGTAATGTGGTAcccactctttggttacattcatgaaagaaacggtagttactcattacataaggttcatcagttcacatgtttagatcaaacacagtcatggacaatttagtatctccagttcacctcactcgcatgtatttggactgtgggaggaaaccagagcacccggaggaaacccacgcagacacggggagaacatgcaaactccacacagaaaggactcggaccgccccacctgggaatcgaacccaggaccttcttgctgtgaggcgacagtgctacccacttagccaccgtgccacccacattTTAACAGACTCAACATTTTATTGAGTTTGTTCCAGGCTTcaaatgttaatatttacataATACAAGTAATGTCTTTGCACTTTTAACAAATTAAAGTATCCCAACTTTACAGAAATGGTGACCGAGAACTGATGGACACCTCAGTACACCCCCCAAAAACTGCTTAATTTCTTGGAAGCACTTGCACTTAAAACCACCATGTATGTTaggaaaaagcaaaaaaaagtaaaactctACACCCTTATAGTTACACAAACACTCTAACGACCATACACAcaagtaaagaaagcaaatcGACTCAACACTGACGTTTAAAGACTGAATCTATTACCTACCCATGGtaatagccatagcagctgacatggcattaGGATttgaacaacaacaacaacaacaggaaTTGTGTTTTTAGATTGATTGGTACAAATGTCAATTATGAATGTCAATTTAAAATCAAACCCAGTGGTCTGAATCCACATAAATTGGCCATGAATTTATCCAAAAATCCTATTTTGTGAAATGCTGACAAAACTCTgtattaaagcatattcaatAGATCTGTGTATCAAAAAACGTACAGCTGTgccaaaagaaaacaaaagcagCCATTTTTCAGAACAGCTAGTACATAACATTCAAAACAAAAGGACGGCAGTGTTTAGATCATCTTTTATTCCTGCGCTGGAATGACATAAAGGCCAGAACCTAATTGAACAGAGTGATATTTTGGCAGGTCTCTCCTAGAAGGACCTTGATCTACTTATCACTTATAGACAGTGAAAGACAGTTATAGATAGTGAAACTTGGCATACCTGCAGTGCCAGGGCTATATTGAGCATTAGCGGAGGGCTGTGATCCACTCTAAGCCTCTTCAaggtttcagtttcattggATTTTGCATTGGAGTCCGGCTGAGTACACGACGTCCTCCACGTTCCCATGTCTCCTCCACGGCTCGTCTCAGGTGAACGTGGGGTAAATCCTGCTCGTCCTTCGGCGCTTGCTTACATTTGAGCAACTTTATCTATTCAGTTAAAGTCtctcacacatttactctatgtTCCATTTTAAATCATATGATGACCTTTGACCTGATTGTGAAAGCACAAGTGTTTGTGATAACTAGCTGCATTTTCCATTTAATCATTATCCTGTCACTGACTAACAATAGCAGTGAGAGATTACATAATGACAGTAGCTGTTAGCCTGCTGTTAATGCAAATGTTCTGGCTGGCATTCTGCTACTGCAATCATTTAACTACATGTAGTTTGCTGCACAACAAagacatattttatatatacactgatcaggcataccattatgaccaccttcttgtttatacactcactgtccattttatcagcttcacttcacTTCACCATATAGGTGCACTTtcatgctttcatgctgttcttcaacggtcaggacccccacaggaccaccacagagccggtattatttaggtggtggatcattctcagcactgcagtgacactgacatggtggtggtgtgttagtgtgtgttgtgctggtatgagtggatcagacacagcagcgctgctggagtttttaaataccgtgtccactcactgtccactctattagacactcctacctggttggtccaccttgtagatgtaaagtcagagacgactgctcatctattgctgctgtttgagtcggtcatcttctagaccttcatcagtggtcacaggacgctgcccacggggcggttggctggatatttttttggttggtggactgttctcagtccagcagtgacagtgaggtgtcagcactgttgtgtttgatccactcataccagcacaacacacactaacacacaaccaccatgtcagtgtcactgcagtgctgagaatgatccaccacctaaataatacctgctctgtggtggtctggtcagtaattgtagaactacaaagtgtttctatatagtaagtggagctgataaaatggacagagagtgtagaaacaaggtggtcataatgttatgcctgattggcaTATAGTATGTGCATTTAAGTCAAAATATACCTACTAATACATTTAGAAATTgtaacaaatgcttttttaacctaaGTGCTACATGCATTTTATAATCAACCTCACAAAGTGAGTTACCAAACATTGTAAGAATTTGTATAGCTCCTGAGCCCATTATTTAGTATGTAAGTCTGTGATGTTTGGTACGTTCTCCCAGCGCCTGTGTGGGTTCTCCAGTCCTTTAATGGTCCttaaacattccagtaaaagaGACTGGCTACTTTAAGCTGCACCtagctgtgagtgtgtgatgcactGTGATTAAAAGTCCTCctgaactaacacacacccataaatgATCCCTTTTTTCGTGCTAGGTTGGGCCTAACAGAGCGCAGAATCATGTGATCAGCCGCCGCCCGTGCAGGCACCTCAGTGGAGGTCAGCAGAGGCCACACTTGCCCCAGTGAACCCTGTTTCAGCCAATAACCTCCCCCCTACaggcacacagccaatcgtgtgtctgtgtgggtgtcaagctggctgatagcaaagctgagattcaaacttcacagcttgagatctcagtactggtgggttagtgtgttttactatGGTAGTACTTTATCGAAATACTTTGTAAGACTCTGTTTTTTCTTTCCCTGTgaacacattacatttacatcttcagcatttagcagacacttttatccaaagcgacttacagttgtgacagtatacagtctaagcaattgagggttaagggccttgctcaagtgactttctgattactagtccagtaccctaaccactaagctacaactgccctctatAGCAGTATAAATACGAATGTAAGCACAAAGCCATGGATCGTCCCTCCAATTTAAGGAGGATTTCAGGGTGCAAAAATACACGTGACCTATACATGCAGAACATAAaacctgtttttaaatcacatcgCTCTGCATCTGCTCTTTTTCTAGACCGTACTGCTGCAGCGCTGGAGCAGCATTTGTTAAAGTGGTTGCTTGAGTACACAATGTTAGGGTTGGTGGAAGCAGAGACATTAAAATTGCAGCCCTGCTGTACTGAATCAACATCTGTTCATGCTGCACCAAGGATTCGAGCAAGAACGTTGTTGTTCTTGATCCGGTGCCCTAACACACAATCTATACCACTGCCGCCTCTCAGGACACGGGCTGCTATTTTCATATTAACATGGACACCTGATATAACATCAGCTTGTTTTGAATCTGTCCACTGACCAAAGCATCTGAAAAACGAGGAGACAATCCGGGTCGCAGGactgaatacattttattttattagcactgattgaacaatacagtacacagaTGAAGAAGGAGAAGTTGAATATTCATGGCTTATAGAGGTGTAAAGTGGACCTTGACTTGAATGACGAAAACATAAATACCTCTATAGACTACACGTGGTGGTCAGCATGCTTTGGTCACATTCACACATGTACTCATGTATACTGCAGATATGCTCTGAAAATCGTGTGTCTTCGTTGACGAGGCACAACAAAAATGTCACTATTTCACATTTACAAATGCACTGGCACAAAAAACAGAAGCAAATACACTCTCATAATGACGTCAGGGTAGAATGGATCAGGGATAGGGGTTAGTGTGTTATCTATTAAATCTAATCCAATCCTCTTGACTAGAACTCTATTAAAGGCTTTGCTATTAAGAACTCAGTTATCCTCCAATAAGGAGGTAAAATGTTATATTTGTACAGgatatgtatttatattcacacagacagaaaaataGAAGTGCGGTTGATTGAATGAAGCTTGTCTGtaattgtttattagaattaagAAACAGAAAACGTGTAAAGTGAATCAAGCTGCAGTGGTTCTTGTtcatggtccagttccaatcTCTGGTGTTTCACAGACTGTCCATCATACTAACAAAGTCAGTGTTGATTTTTGTGACCTTTCAGTaagtctttttttggaaagtggCAATACATCAACCATACTAACAGCTGAAAGAAGATTAAAGTGGGCAAGgtgctttttaaacacctaTTTTGCTCTATTTTAACCAATTGAATAAAattttttactcatttattcaatTTTGTGAACTGAAATACTTTGTTGCTAAACTTTGAAAGTCtgcaaaatacactgatcagccataacattaaaacctccttgtttctacactcactgtccattttatcagctccacttaccatatagaagcactttgtagttctacaattactgactgtagtccatctgtttctctgcatgctttgttagccccctttcacgctgttcttcaatggtcaggacccccacaggaccaccacagaagcaggtattatttaggtggtggatcattctcagcactgcagtgacactgacatggtggtggtgtgttagtgtgtgttgtgctggtatgagtggatcagacacagcagcgctgctggagtttttaaataccgtgtccactcactgtccactctattagacactcctacctagttggtccaccttgtagatgtaaagtcagagacgatcgctcatctattgctgctgtttgagttggtcatcttctagaccttcatcagtggtcacaggacgctgcccacgggccgctgttggctggatatttttgattggtggactattctcagtccagcagtgacagtgaggtgtttaaaaactccatcagggctgctgtgtctgatccactcataccagcacaacacacactaacacaccaccaccatgtcagtgtcactgcagtgctgagaatgatccaccacctaaataatacctgctctgtggtggtcctgagggggtcctgaccattgaagaacagggtgaaaggggctaacaaagcatgcagagaaacagatggactacagtcagtaattgtagaactacaaagtgcttctatatggtaagtggagctaataaaatggacagtgagtgtagaaacaaggaggtggttttaatgttatggctgatcagtgtattataatatatttatcaTACACCAGATTCCAGATATGTGAATTGGTCTCGTCTCTCCCTCTGTCTGAACCATGTTCTCACACAAAGTTTAAGATCGTGTCAGCAGACACGGTAATACACCAGGGAAGTTATACTTTACTTTCAAATGAAGGACTAAACACATAAAGAACATCAAGCAAGAACCAAAGCACAGTATACTATTAGAAATTCGGTCAGTCCAGTCCATGGCACTTTAAACACTCGTCAGTATCTCTTTTACGCACAATGTACAAAAATAAACCtataaatacagagtaagagggTTGAATAAATATTATGCATATTTCTGGTTGTGGCTCAGAACTGCACCACAGCGGAGTAATTACAAATCAGAGCAGAAACTGAAACGCTCCCTTCCAGTCACAACAAAAGTCAATATTTCCATGCATGTGGTggcagaaaaaaataatgattatttAAGACATTATTGCATAAATACACACGAGGGAAAAATAGGACATGGACAAGTGGTGTATCACCACACAgattaaaaaaggaataaaaaggaataaaataaatggaaaGTTGAGCATTAGAAAGGGCACAGTGTTTACGCTCATTTTCTAGCTTTTATCTTAAGCAAATTCTCTATACCTTGCTTCTTTTAGCATCttgtaaaatgtttaatgcTTAGACAAACTCCATTCTCACTTATGAGTTATGATTTTAAGTTACCTATCT
The Trichomycterus rosablanca isolate fTriRos1 chromosome 12, fTriRos1.hap1, whole genome shotgun sequence genome window above contains:
- the slc23a3 gene encoding solute carrier family 23 member 3, which gives rise to MGTWRTSCTQPDSNAKSNETETLKRLRVDHSPPLMLNIALALQHVMVQTSLCTLLVGVLVKEDEKNRIAASIFFYSGVSTLLQTCFGSRLPLIQAPSIDFMLPALFLNSVQTGIGTAACRGQCHKSEEFEGPTHQLRELQGMAVVAGLVQISVGLCGVGGAVMIRCGPLILTPVLCMLGFSIYREAALLSSDHWGIAMLTVLLLVFMSQHLRYWSFSASGKLCPAISMLSVMLSMLLVWVLCTTLHLYRDVRFHSVPELFLKKNHINTTLIQDRSSPNSSVWVSPNTSMLWFRLPLPGLGLPLLTGYTIAAGVAAGLSCSLSSLAVYVLTARLLKAPAPPAQACNRGLSVEGVGTVLAGLMGAPVGLCSSVSNACTAGLSQCGSRATVQLAGVMLLFLGVFPPLTQLLISVPLAIHGAVLSVTHTVAVGTGITYLQYTDVDSGRNIFNTGFTVFMSLVLTRWFRNQSGFICTGVPGLDIFLQSCLMLPGLLVSILAFFLDHTVSGTLSERGLEHDHSTGKIHSLADKQKETDQSPVAVYKPPELVKRLLDLPWLRYFPFCACRSSDMEEFKETTIEMTGLLPH